The following DNA comes from Methanobrevibacter olleyae.
ATGTTATTGAAGCAGATATTATAGATTTATTAAATGATGACTTTGCTAGCCATTTAACTAATAAAAAAACAATTGAAGCGATAGAAGAGATGAGTAAATTAAATTCACTTAAAGAATTAGATAGTTATAGAAAAGAAATTACTAAACATTTACCTATTAAGCTTAAATCCGGTTTTAGATATTTATTTTCTAAAGATGAATATTCTAAGATGGTTAAAAAGGCTAAAAATTATATTAGTGAAGGAGATATATTTCAAGTTGTTCTATCAAATAGAATTGAAGCAGATATTGAAGGAAGTCTATTGGATGTTTATAGGGTACTTAGAACTACAAATCCTTCTCCATATATGTTCTATTTCTCAAGTGATGATATAGAGATTGCAGGTGCAAGTCCTGAAACTCTTGTAAAACTTGTAGATAATAATGTTTATACATTTCCCCTTGCAGGAACTCGTCCAAGGGGAAAAACAGATGAAGAAGATAAAACTTTAGAAGAAGAGTTATTAGCTGATGATAAGGAAAGAGCAGAACATAATATGCTAGTTGATCTTGGAAGAAATGATATTGGTAAAATAAGTGAAATAGGTTCTGTAAAAGTTAATAGATATATGGATATTGTTAGATTTTCCCATGTAATGCATATAGGCTCAACTGTTGAAGCAAGTCTTAGGGAAAATTGTGACTATTTATCTACAATTGATTCAATTTTACCTGCTGGAACTTTATCTGGAGCTCCTAAGATAAGGGCATGTGAGATAATTAATGAACTTGAAGATAATAAAAGAGGAATTTATGGTGGAGCTATTGGTTATATAGATTTAACTGGTAATTTAGATACTTGCATAGCTATTAGAATAGCTTTTGCAAGGGATAATAAGGTATTTATTAGATCTGGTGCAGGTATTGTAGCAGATAGCATTCCAGAAAATGAATTTAAAGAGTGTATTAATAAGGCACAAGCAGTTATGGATGCTTTAAAAATAGCTGATGAGGGTATTGATGATTTTATTGGTAGTATGAGGGTATTTGATGATTTTATTAGTGGATAATTATGATAGTTTTGTTTATAATTTATACCAATACATTGGAGAGGCTTTAGCTAATATAAAAGGCTATGATTTAACTAGTAAAGAAGATTTAGCTAAAATTTATAATGAAATTAAAGTTATTCGTAATGATGAAATGAATATTGATGAAATAAGTGACTTAAATCCGGATTATATTATCTTATCTCCAGGTCCTGGAAAACCATCAAATGCAGGTATTTCTAAGGAGATTGTTAAAGAGTATATTGCTAAGGATATTCCTATTTTAGGAGTATGTCTTGGTCACCAAGCTATTTGTGAGGCACTTGGGTCTAATATCATACATGCTAAAGAGTTAATGCATGGTAAAACATCTATTATAAAACTTAGTGATGATTTTATTTTCAATGATTTAGATGATGAGATTCAAATAGCTCGTTATCATTCTTTAGCTGTTGAAAAGATGAGTTTATCTGATGATTTGGATATTTTAGCTAAAACAGATGATGGTGAAATAATGGCTGTAAAATATAAAAACTCTAATATTTATGGCTTTCAATTCCACCCAGAGTCTATATTAACTCCAGATGGATTAAAAATTATTGAAAACTTTTTAAACTTAAAATAGATTTCTAACTTTTTTAATTTTTATTTATACCATTTTATTATTTTATTATTTTTTTAATTTTTATTTATACCCTTTTATTATTTTATTATTTTTTTAATTTTTATTTATACCCTTTTATTATTTTATTATTTTTTTAATTTTTATTTATACTATTTTTTTATTTTATTATTTTTTTAAAATTTCTTATTTTGCATTGTTGTTGTTCAATCTTTATTTAAAAAATCATATTTTCAACATTTATTTACTTTAATGTATATATTTATACAACAAAGATTTAAATAGAACATTACATATATTAAAGTATACATTAATATTATAATAATTAATTTTTAAATCAAATTTCAAAATCTCATACTTATCAATTATTATTTAATGGGGAATTAAAAATGACTTTTATTGAAGATGCAATATTAAAATTATCAAATAAAGAAGATTTATCATTTGAATTGGCAAAAGGCGCTATGGATGAAATAATGAGGGGAGAAGCAACCAATGTTCAAATTAGTTCTTATCTTACTGCACTATCATTTAAAGGAGAAACAATAGATGAAATATCTGGTTCTGCAGTATCTATGAGAAATAATGCAACACGTCTTGAATGTGATATGCCGACTCTTGAAATTGTTGGAACTGGTGGAGACTCTTCAAATTCATTTAATATATCTACTACATCTGCTTTTGTAATATCTGCTGCAGGAGTGCCTGTTACAAAACATGGAAATCGTTCTGCATCAAGTAAATGTGGTGCTGCAGATGTACTTGAAGCTCTTGGTGTAAATATTAATTTAGATCCTAAAGAAAGTTTTAAAATACTTAATGAAATTGGAATGAGCTTTCTATTTGCACAAAAATATCATAGTGCTATGAAATATGTAGCTCCTGTACGTAGTGAGCTTGGAATAAAGACAATTTTTAATATTCTTGGCCCGCTTGCAAATCCTGCCTTTGCTAGCTATGAATTAATGGGCGTTTACTCTGAAGAACTTGTAGAACCTCTTGCAAATGTTTTAAATAATATTGGTGTAAATGCAATGGTTGTTTATGGTCAAGATGGGCTTGATGAAATATCTGCAAGTGCTCCAACAACAGTATGTGAAGTAAGAAATGGTGAACTTCTTAAATATACTATAAAACCTGAAGATTTTGGTTTTAAATCATGCTCTAAAGAAGATCTAGTTGGTGGAGATTCTGAATTTAATGCACAAATCACTCGCAATATTTTGTCTGGTGAAATGGGTCCTAAAAGAAATGTGGTTTTACTTAATTCAGGTGCAGCTTTATACCTTGCAGGTAAAGTAAATACTATTGAAGAAGGTGTAGAATTAGCAGAAGATATTATTGATCGTGGCCTTGCTAAAAAACAATTAAATGAGTTTATTAGGTTATCCAATGCTTAAAAACTTATTCTATTCAAATATCAGTTCTTAATTAATTAAAGATCTTTATTTTAACTAAAAATTATTTTTTATAATTTTTATTAATTATTTTTATAATTTTTATTAATTATTTTTATAATTTTTATTAATTATTTTTATAATTTTTATTAATTATTTTTTAAATTTTATTTTTAAATTTCATTGTTTATTGTGTTATTATGATTCTAGATAAAATCACTGAAAAAACCTATAAAAGAGTTGAAAAGTTAAAAAAACAATGTTCTTTAGAAGAAATTAAGCAAAAAGCTTTATCTATGGAAATAACTCTTGAAGGAGATAGTGCTTATCCCTTTGAAAATGCTCTTAAAAAAGAAGGAATGTCTTATATTTGTGAGATTAAAAAAGCGTCCCCTTCTAAAGGAGACATTGTTCTTGAAGATGGTTTTGATGCAGTGAGAATTGGAAAAGAATATGAAAAGGCTGGGGCATCAGCAATTTCAATACTTACAGAACCATATTTTTTTAAAGGAGACAATAAATACTTAAAATCTGTATCAGAGAATGTAAGTATTCCAATTCTTAGAAAGGATTTTGTTGTAGATGAATATACAATCTATGAAGCTAAAACAATAGGTGCAAGTGCTGTATTGTTGATTTGCTCTATTTTAGATAAAGAAACTCTAAAGAATTATATTGAATTAGCACATTCTCTTGGTTTATCTGCACTTGTTGAAGCACATGATGAAGAAGAACTTCTCACTGCTATTGATTGTGGAGCAAGGATTATTGGAGTGAATAATCGTAATTTAAAAGATTTTACAGTTGATTTTAATAATGCAATAAACCTTAGAAAATTAATCTCAAAGGATATAATCTTTGTTTGTGAAAGTGGTGTTAAAAGAAAAGAAGATATTGATTTATTAAAAGAAAACAATGTTAATGTAGTTTTAATAGGTGAACTTTTAATGAAAAGTGATGATAAGGCAAAAATGATTGATTATTTAGAAGGTGAGTAAATCTTTAGTTCTCTTAAAATATGGTTTTCTTATATAATAATATAATAACTAATCATTTTGACTATTTTTATTAAAAAGCTAATTTAGGGAATATATTTATATCTTGTTGTGATTTTATAGCAAATACAGGTAAAATTTATTAGATTAGAATTATAATTTAATAATAGAATTAATAATTTGCTTTTTAGCTATTTTCTCAGTTATTTTCTTGATTATTTTCTTGGTTATTTTTTAGTTATTTAAGTAAATTTTTAAAAATATTCGTGTTTAGGTAATTTTTATGTTAAAACTTAAAATTTGTGGACTTAGAAGAGTTAAAGATATTGATATTGTTAATAAGTACAATATTGATTATATTGGTTTTGTTTTTGCTAAAAGTCCACGTCAAGTTTCATTCAATCAAGCTAAAGAATTATCTGGTCTTTTAAAAGAGGATATTATCCCTGTAGGTGTCTTTGTAAATGAAGATTTAAAATTTATCGTTGATTTATTTAAAGAGGGAATAATAGAAATCGCTCAACTTCATGGTGATGAAGATGAGAAATATATTCAAAACTTAAAATCTATCTCTTATGAAATTACTGGTCGAGAGATTAAGGTGATTAAATCAATTGAAATAAAAAATAATGATGAAAATAATAAAAAATATGACGATAATAATCAAATTAATAATGATA
Coding sequences within:
- a CDS encoding anthranilate synthase component I family protein → MFYPKIEDVKEIAKDKSYKRIPISFEIFSDKRTSIEVLRRLKILSNHCYMLESVEDSKNWGRYSFLGFNPILELTCQDETLIIKGKSSFSDCEIEDENEKCFCVKTNNPGEYIRQIINENKSVKLDNLPPFSGGLVGYFSYDYIKYSEASLVLDAENQDAFKDVDLMLFDKVIAFDNFKQKIVVIVNMEINGENDKDNVNKENSKSIEESYEDACRSISDIIDVIEADIIDLLNDDFASHLTNKKTIEAIEEMSKLNSLKELDSYRKEITKHLPIKLKSGFRYLFSKDEYSKMVKKAKNYISEGDIFQVVLSNRIEADIEGSLLDVYRVLRTTNPSPYMFYFSSDDIEIAGASPETLVKLVDNNVYTFPLAGTRPRGKTDEEDKTLEEELLADDKERAEHNMLVDLGRNDIGKISEIGSVKVNRYMDIVRFSHVMHIGSTVEASLRENCDYLSTIDSILPAGTLSGAPKIRACEIINELEDNKRGIYGGAIGYIDLTGNLDTCIAIRIAFARDNKVFIRSGAGIVADSIPENEFKECINKAQAVMDALKIADEGIDDFIGSMRVFDDFISG
- the trpD gene encoding anthranilate phosphoribosyltransferase, whose amino-acid sequence is MTFIEDAILKLSNKEDLSFELAKGAMDEIMRGEATNVQISSYLTALSFKGETIDEISGSAVSMRNNATRLECDMPTLEIVGTGGDSSNSFNISTTSAFVISAAGVPVTKHGNRSASSKCGAADVLEALGVNINLDPKESFKILNEIGMSFLFAQKYHSAMKYVAPVRSELGIKTIFNILGPLANPAFASYELMGVYSEELVEPLANVLNNIGVNAMVVYGQDGLDEISASAPTTVCEVRNGELLKYTIKPEDFGFKSCSKEDLVGGDSEFNAQITRNILSGEMGPKRNVVLLNSGAALYLAGKVNTIEEGVELAEDIIDRGLAKKQLNEFIRLSNA
- the trpC gene encoding indole-3-glycerol phosphate synthase TrpC; this translates as MILDKITEKTYKRVEKLKKQCSLEEIKQKALSMEITLEGDSAYPFENALKKEGMSYICEIKKASPSKGDIVLEDGFDAVRIGKEYEKAGASAISILTEPYFFKGDNKYLKSVSENVSIPILRKDFVVDEYTIYEAKTIGASAVLLICSILDKETLKNYIELAHSLGLSALVEAHDEEELLTAIDCGARIIGVNNRNLKDFTVDFNNAINLRKLISKDIIFVCESGVKRKEDIDLLKENNVNVVLIGELLMKSDDKAKMIDYLEGE
- a CDS encoding phosphoribosylanthranilate isomerase codes for the protein MLKLKICGLRRVKDIDIVNKYNIDYIGFVFAKSPRQVSFNQAKELSGLLKEDIIPVGVFVNEDLKFIVDLFKEGIIEIAQLHGDEDEKYIQNLKSISYEITGREIKVIKSIEIKNNDENNKKYDDNNQINNDIDFNEKLLEWRDSVSDYFILDSGKGSGNTFNWNLIDKDNEMLKKPFFLAGGLNSENIGLAIKEFNPYAVDLSSGVETEGFKDEEKIKQIVEILEKYRK
- a CDS encoding anthranilate synthase component II; translated protein: MILLVDNYDSFVYNLYQYIGEALANIKGYDLTSKEDLAKIYNEIKVIRNDEMNIDEISDLNPDYIILSPGPGKPSNAGISKEIVKEYIAKDIPILGVCLGHQAICEALGSNIIHAKELMHGKTSIIKLSDDFIFNDLDDEIQIARYHSLAVEKMSLSDDLDILAKTDDGEIMAVKYKNSNIYGFQFHPESILTPDGLKIIENFLNLK